The Mariluticola halotolerans nucleotide sequence TAAAAAGGCGGGGAAGGATGCCTTGGGACCGGTGTAACAACAAAGTTGCTGCACCTTGGATCCTTCCCCTTTCAGACACACGACCGAGGACGCGAAGGTCGCATGTCTGTTTTAAATACGCAGGGCAGGTTGGTTTGGATCAATATTCCTTAATCCAACCTGCCGCTGCAGGATAAATCGGGAAGAAGCAGCCTGCCGGAGCAGAAGGCGATATCGTTGATGTCACCACCACTTCTTCCCTGAGAGGCACGGTCAAGGACGCTTTGCCCGTGCCCCAGCTCATCCAGCGCGTTTGCTCTGCGCTGAAAATTCAATCAATCTTTCGACTTCGGACCGATATTCCATCACGTCTGCCGGGCGTTTGAAAATTTCGTCTGCCCCAGCGCGGCGTAACGCGGCCCGCTTATCGGTATCGGCACTATTGACCATGGTCACGAGTGGAACGCCCGCGCTTCGGGCGATCTCGGCGACGGATACCAGAAAATTTTCATTCGCCTGCGATGAGGATTTCAGGTCGACAATCACGAGGTCAGGCCGGTCCTGCGATGACGTGGCGGAAATCGCCATCATCATCTCATGTCCGCTTTCCGCACTGTTAAACCATTGGCATTGCACGCCGAACCGGCTTTCTGCGCTATCAAGCTTTCGCATCAGGAAAGCCGCAGAATTCTGGTCGTCGTCAATCAGGTAAAACATCGGCTGCCGCATAGCCGTTGTGTCCACTTTTACGTCCTCTTTTCCGCCCTAACGGGGTGCGCATTGCTGCGTCGTGAATCTGCTCTCCACGATTCTTCGATCGTTCGGCCAAAGCCGCACTGCATCCGAAACGTTTTGGGTGTAATAGATCAAACAGAAGAGGCAAAAATACGCCGTCACTGCTCGTTCGGTCTTATTGCAGGAAAGGGTGCAATCTCGAAAGGCTAGCTGGCGTTACACGGAGTAAACCGCCGTGATTTTACATGTTAAAGCATCAGTGTAGTGCCGGAGCCCGATCGCCACACCTACATAAAACGCTGCTGTACCCAGTGGAACGCGGCCTGATGTCAGGTGCCAAAGAGTTGTTTGGCCAATGAAATGAAAGCCTCGCCACGCTCTTCAAAATTCCTGAACTGATTATAACTTGGCGCGCCTGGCGACAAAATGACGGTGTCGAATAAAGCGGCCTGTGTGCCGAGCGTTTGCATGGCTGTCTGCAGGTCTGGTGCTTCAACAACCTTTATATGAGGCGCGCTTTGGCCCACAGCTTCGGCCAGCCGAGCACCTGTATCGGGCAGGCAGAATAAAAGGGTAACGTCGCTACCGGGCAAGCGTTCGGCCAGGTCCTGGTAATTCTGTTGCCGTTCGTGACCACCGGCGATGAGGGCAATCTTTTTTCCGGCATAGGATTGCAACGCAGCTTTTGTCGCTTCCGGTGTGGTCGAGATGGAATCGTCGACAAACAGCTTGCCGCCAATGGTGTGCTCTTCCAGCCGGTGCGGCAGGGGGGCGAAGGCGGCGATGCCAGCCAGAACACCATCGAGAGATGCGCCCGCGGCGAGGGCAAGACGCGCCGCGAGGCGGGCATTGTCCAGATTGTGGGCACCCTTGAGTTTGGAATTTTTGGCCGCGGCAATCACTGCGTCATCATACAAGGAGTCCAGGATCATAATGCGCCGCGTGTTGTGATGAATTGCGGCGCGCGCTTCTTTGGTCCCGTGAGCCTGTGTGCTCATGGCCACGCGAAACCGGCCCTTGCGGTCGATCAGGTTGAGCTTGTCCTTGTAATATTGC carries:
- the murD gene encoding UDP-N-acetylmuramoyl-L-alanine--D-glutamate ligase; translation: MRFDQPVLLYGAGREARSTLAFLKEITPETEIFVTADSGPVELEGTSFIAVDTLPDAIMAHQFGLIVKSPGVSLYKPIFDAARHAHIPVTSNLNLWGAHFRKDRQVIAITGTKGKSTTATLTWLMLTHSGVDAGLAGNVGVAPLDIRDHHKTVVFELSSYQTADMDFAVDFAGITNLYPEHVDWHGSVEQYYKDKLNLIDRKGRFRVAMSTQAHGTKEARAAIHHNTRRIMILDSLYDDAVIAAAKNSKLKGAHNLDNARLAARLALAAGASLDGVLAGIAAFAPLPHRLEEHTIGGKLFVDDSISTTPEATKAALQSYAGKKIALIAGGHERQQNYQDLAERLPGSDVTLLFCLPDTGARLAEAVGQSAPHIKVVEAPDLQTAMQTLGTQAALFDTVILSPGAPSYNQFRNFEERGEAFISLAKQLFGT